The Microcoleus sp. bin38.metabat.b11b12b14.051 genome includes a window with the following:
- a CDS encoding DUF559 domain-containing protein, whose translation MSNQINPDLMKKNISQRNVIKESDESDSLSEPSIVIEQQPVNQSILSERFNVLNQATLSWQKTTEKASQTLSNVTDSATQKAQEAKATLNQTLNQSEQISDSVIKSIRKVIVNSLQQWMENRPFIAWMLNHPLSSLLCLLVSISWLLNNPLWIFIYLLLISIIGWERLAVIAEIIQNIWLLFLESSKVWLSFFKSSKIWLSFFKAYIKLREWLMLNSSKLFTFNKTNVSKKVNSNFEELTKSNQITVIPEKSTNQVNAQVNSNFEELTKSNQITVIPEKSTNQVNAQVNSNFEELTKSNQITVIPEKSTNQVNAQVKVPYEWSGMYFGSQVEIYIAQELDKRGVLFFSNLQGRFSQDGSPMTVANNLLNGRIELDFLVFHQGKCLILEIDGIHDQNKGHKEIDYARDRILLRKGITTVRFTAQECLNQPADVVSEFLLCVSEG comes from the coding sequence ATGTCTAATCAAATTAATCCAGATTTGATGAAAAAAAATATATCTCAAAGAAATGTCATTAAAGAATCTGATGAATCTGATAGCCTTTCAGAACCAAGCATAGTCATAGAACAACAACCAGTTAATCAAAGTATATTAAGTGAGAGGTTTAATGTTCTTAATCAAGCTACCCTTTCCTGGCAAAAAACGACAGAAAAAGCAAGTCAAACATTAAGTAATGTCACTGATTCTGCCACTCAAAAGGCTCAAGAGGCTAAAGCCACTCTCAATCAAACCTTAAATCAATCCGAACAAATTAGTGACTCTGTAATAAAAAGTATCCGAAAAGTGATTGTAAACTCTTTACAACAATGGATGGAAAATCGTCCTTTCATTGCCTGGATGTTAAATCATCCTTTATCGAGCTTACTATGCCTGTTAGTGTCGATTTCCTGGCTGCTCAATAATCCTTTATGGATCTTCATATACTTGTTATTAATATCCATAATAGGGTGGGAACGTTTAGCAGTAATTGCTGAAATTATTCAAAATATTTGGTTATTATTTTTAGAATCTTCTAAGGTTTGGTTATCATTTTTTAAATCTTCTAAAATTTGGTTATCATTTTTTAAAGCTTATATAAAATTAAGAGAATGGTTGATGTTAAACTCTTCTAAGTTATTCACTTTCAACAAAACTAATGTTTCAAAGAAAGTTAATAGTAATTTTGAGGAATTGACTAAAAGTAACCAGATTACCGTTATTCCTGAGAAATCTACCAACCAAGTCAATGCCCAAGTCAATAGTAATTTTGAGGAATTGACTAAAAGTAACCAGATTACCGTTATTCCTGAGAAATCTACCAACCAAGTCAATGCCCAAGTCAATAGTAATTTTGAGGAATTGACTAAAAGTAACCAGATTACCGTTATTCCTGAGAAATCTACCAACCAAGTCAATGCCCAAGTCAAGGTTCCCTATGAGTGGAGTGGGATGTATTTTGGATCTCAAGTCGAGATTTACATCGCCCAGGAACTTGATAAACGGGGGGTCTTATTCTTCAGTAACCTCCAGGGTCGATTTAGTCAGGATGGTTCCCCTATGACTGTTGCTAATAATCTGCTCAACGGAAGGATTGAGTTAGATTTCCTTGTCTTTCATCAGGGTAAGTGTCTCATCCTTGAAATAGACGGTATTCATGATCAGAACAAAGGACATAAGGAGATCGATTATGCCCGCGATCGCATTCTATTGAGAAAAGGAATAACAACAGTCAGATTCACCGCTCAAGAGTGTCTGAATCAACCTGCCGATGTCGTAAGTGAGTTTTTGCTTTGCGTTAGTGAAGGGTAA
- a CDS encoding AAA family ATPase, translating into MTIFSDEFELLLRSRYPLIYIPTREEERVEVAIAQCAKKQGSRAVYIWDFVDGYQGNPNDAGFGKRNPLQALEFLEKLPASAPAIFILRDFQRFLEDVSISRKLRNLARLLKSVPKNIVIVSATISIPEDLSEVITVLEFPLPAAAEIKIEVERLLGATGQVIEGRLLDEMVRSCQGLSIERIRRVLAKAIATRGELHPDDAELILEEKRQTIRQTQILDFYPARENISDIGGLDNLKEWLLRRGGAFSDRARQYGLPHPRGLLLVGIQGTGKSLTAKAIAHHWHLPLLRLDVGRLFAGLVGESESRTRQMIQLAEALAPCVLWIDEIDKAFSGLDGKGDSGTTSRVFGTFITWLAEKTSPVFVVATANNIQSLPPEMLRKGRFDEIFFVGLPSQEERRAIFEVHLLRLRSHSIKNYDLERLAYETPDFSGAEIEQTLIEAMHIGFSQNRDFTTDDILESASQMVPLARTASEQIQFLQDWAAAGKARLASRYGSLSRRIQG; encoded by the coding sequence ATGACTATTTTTAGCGACGAGTTTGAACTGCTGCTACGATCGCGCTACCCCCTAATCTACATTCCCACACGGGAAGAAGAGCGCGTAGAAGTCGCGATCGCCCAATGCGCCAAAAAACAGGGTTCTCGCGCCGTCTACATCTGGGATTTTGTAGATGGCTACCAAGGCAATCCCAACGATGCGGGTTTTGGCAAGCGCAACCCGCTACAAGCTTTAGAGTTTCTCGAAAAATTGCCCGCCTCTGCACCAGCAATCTTTATTTTGCGAGACTTTCAGCGGTTTTTAGAAGATGTCTCGATTTCCCGCAAGCTGCGGAATTTGGCGAGACTCCTCAAATCTGTGCCCAAAAATATTGTCATCGTGTCTGCGACAATTTCGATTCCCGAAGACCTCAGCGAAGTCATCACAGTTTTGGAGTTTCCCCTGCCTGCGGCGGCGGAAATAAAAATTGAGGTGGAAAGACTGTTAGGGGCTACCGGACAGGTCATAGAAGGGCGTTTGCTGGACGAAATGGTGCGCTCCTGTCAAGGTTTGTCGATCGAACGAATTCGCCGAGTCTTGGCAAAGGCGATCGCCACCAGAGGCGAACTGCATCCCGACGACGCGGAACTTATTTTAGAAGAAAAACGCCAAACCATCCGCCAAACTCAAATTCTTGACTTTTACCCAGCCCGCGAAAACATCTCCGATATCGGCGGTTTGGACAATCTCAAGGAATGGCTGCTGCGGCGCGGTGGTGCTTTTTCCGATCGCGCGCGGCAATACGGTTTGCCACATCCCAGAGGCTTGTTGTTAGTGGGAATTCAAGGTACAGGCAAATCATTAACCGCAAAGGCGATCGCCCACCACTGGCATTTACCTTTACTGCGGTTGGATGTCGGGCGCTTGTTTGCCGGATTAGTCGGGGAATCGGAATCGCGCACCAGACAAATGATTCAGCTAGCGGAAGCCTTGGCGCCTTGCGTGCTGTGGATTGACGAGATTGACAAAGCTTTTTCGGGATTGGATGGTAAAGGCGATTCGGGGACAACCAGCCGCGTGTTCGGGACTTTTATTACTTGGTTGGCTGAAAAAACTTCGCCGGTGTTTGTCGTCGCTACGGCGAACAACATTCAGTCTTTGCCGCCGGAAATGCTCAGAAAAGGCAGGTTTGACGAAATATTTTTTGTAGGTTTGCCAAGTCAGGAGGAACGGCGGGCGATTTTTGAGGTACATTTGTTGCGGTTGCGATCGCACAGCATCAAAAACTACGATCTAGAGCGCTTGGCTTACGAAACTCCTGATTTTTCAGGAGCCGAAATCGAGCAAACTTTGATTGAAGCCATGCACATTGGGTTTAGCCAAAATCGAGACTTTACTACTGATGATATTTTAGAATCAGCGAGTCAGATGGTGCCCTTAGCCCGAACGGCGAGCGAGCAAATCCAATTTTTGCAAGATTGGGCTGCTGCTGGAAAAGCTCGCCTTGCTTCTAGATACGGCAGTTTGAGCCGCCGGATTCAGGGATAG
- the yidC gene encoding membrane protein insertase YidC, whose translation MDFGISFLSNNLMLPILDFFYGIVPSYGLAIVALTLVIRFALYPLNAGSLRNMRRMKVAQPLMKERVDQIQKLYKENPAKQQEEMSKVYKEFGNPLAGCFPLVLQMPVLFALFATLRGSPFSDVNYSVNVQVLPKEQIETVQPQAFATPPQNIYVTGTFHAPVVGVIPAGDKLAVGDTTKVEFKTPEGKPLEALAAENKSEVDFVPRWKVIKGEEFVKVDEQGNIVALAPGEATVQGTIPGLATNKGFLFIEALGRVGAIDSDGTIHWDILVMILGFGISLYINQTLSGQAQGPNDNPQQATVNKLTPVIFSGMFLFFPLPAGVLMYMLIANIFQTVQSFILSREPLPENLQKIVDEAEAKTKKEQGLDALPFEPGRTKKKA comes from the coding sequence ATGGATTTTGGTATCTCGTTTCTTTCCAACAACCTCATGCTGCCGATCCTAGATTTTTTCTACGGGATCGTGCCAAGCTATGGTTTAGCGATCGTAGCTCTGACGCTGGTGATTCGCTTTGCTCTATATCCTCTAAATGCAGGCTCTCTTCGCAATATGCGGCGCATGAAAGTAGCGCAGCCGTTGATGAAAGAGCGAGTAGATCAAATTCAAAAACTGTATAAAGAAAATCCTGCCAAACAGCAGGAAGAAATGAGCAAAGTATACAAAGAATTTGGCAATCCTCTAGCAGGATGCTTCCCGTTAGTATTGCAAATGCCGGTGCTATTTGCACTGTTTGCAACGCTGAGGGGTTCGCCTTTTTCTGATGTAAATTACAGCGTCAACGTCCAAGTTTTGCCGAAAGAACAAATCGAAACTGTTCAACCGCAAGCCTTTGCTACGCCTCCACAAAATATTTACGTGACGGGTACATTTCACGCTCCAGTTGTGGGCGTGATTCCAGCAGGTGACAAACTCGCAGTCGGCGATACAACCAAGGTTGAATTTAAGACCCCAGAGGGCAAACCTCTCGAAGCTTTAGCGGCCGAAAACAAGAGCGAAGTTGACTTTGTTCCCCGCTGGAAAGTTATCAAAGGCGAAGAATTTGTGAAGGTAGACGAACAGGGCAACATCGTGGCTTTAGCGCCCGGTGAAGCCACAGTTCAAGGCACAATCCCCGGATTGGCTACTAACAAAGGATTCCTGTTTATCGAAGCTCTAGGCCGCGTGGGCGCGATCGACTCAGACGGTACAATCCACTGGGATATTTTAGTGATGATCCTCGGCTTCGGCATCAGTTTGTACATCAACCAAACTCTTTCGGGACAAGCACAAGGGCCAAACGACAACCCCCAACAGGCTACAGTCAACAAACTGACACCTGTAATATTTTCGGGGATGTTTTTGTTCTTCCCGCTCCCCGCTGGCGTGTTGATGTATATGCTGATTGCGAACATCTTCCAAACAGTTCAATCGTTTATTTTGTCCAGAGAACCACTGCCCGAAAACCTCCAAAAAATCGTGGACGAAGCAGAGGCGAAAACCAAAAAAGAACAGGGATTAGATGCACTTCCCTTCGAGCCGGGCCGTACTAAGAAAAAGGCTTGA
- a CDS encoding R3H domain-containing nucleic acid-binding protein has protein sequence MKDSEMQRGQQWLEELLKLSAIPSNVVGQQQDDCYWMTIDETNLTPEQVAILIGPDGNVLDAIQYLCNTVANIAHESDEPIAYTVELNGYRIRRQAELRSMAEYAAEQARSTGAEVELKSLSSAERRQVHSFLSECEDIETYSQGQDSDRRLVVRLR, from the coding sequence ATGAAAGACTCAGAAATGCAGCGCGGACAGCAATGGTTAGAAGAATTGCTAAAACTGTCCGCAATTCCCTCTAACGTGGTAGGCCAACAGCAAGATGATTGCTATTGGATGACAATAGATGAAACCAATCTCACGCCCGAACAAGTTGCGATATTAATTGGCCCAGACGGTAATGTCCTAGATGCCATTCAGTACCTCTGCAACACAGTTGCGAACATCGCTCACGAATCAGATGAACCGATTGCTTATACAGTCGAACTAAACGGCTATCGCATCCGCCGACAAGCAGAATTGCGATCGATGGCAGAATATGCAGCAGAGCAAGCGCGATCGACGGGAGCGGAAGTAGAACTCAAATCGCTCTCTTCGGCAGAACGCCGTCAAGTCCACAGCTTTTTGAGCGAATGTGAGGATATAGAAACTTACAGTCAAGGACAAGATAGCGATCGGCGTTTGGTAGTGCGTCTGCGCTGA
- a CDS encoding YceD family protein, giving the protein METIYIPHLLTKTERKEVIDFEEIIPDLETLTPVRGRLQVTHKGNFLDVKAKAETIVTLSCHRCLKQYNHRLKIQSSEIIWLEEKVSEPDASSGEFEVDLEDLVENLSPTGYFSPTDWVYQQLCLELPHKQLCDVECQGIDLNENDAEETEISESVSDSRWASLAALKRQLP; this is encoded by the coding sequence ATGGAGACAATTTATATCCCTCATCTACTCACAAAAACTGAGCGGAAAGAGGTAATTGATTTTGAAGAAATTATCCCCGACTTAGAAACTCTGACTCCGGTGCGGGGGCGACTGCAAGTTACTCACAAAGGGAATTTTCTCGATGTGAAGGCGAAAGCTGAAACAATTGTGACTCTTAGCTGTCACAGATGCCTGAAACAATACAATCACCGTTTAAAAATCCAATCATCGGAAATAATTTGGCTCGAAGAGAAAGTGAGTGAGCCTGATGCAAGTTCAGGAGAATTTGAAGTTGATTTAGAAGATTTGGTGGAAAATTTATCTCCCACAGGCTATTTCTCTCCGACTGATTGGGTGTACCAACAATTGTGTTTGGAACTGCCACACAAACAGCTATGCGATGTTGAATGTCAGGGAATAGATTTAAATGAGAATGATGCAGAAGAGACAGAAATCTCAGAATCTGTATCGGACAGTCGCTGGGCATCTCTGGCAGCACTTAAACGGCAGTTGCCTTAG
- a CDS encoding SH3 domain-containing protein, which produces MNSVYSVFKFLVGFLLAIVLMAGASVAAALYFAAKLTTAPERPVFPNDKTAVQIAAGAKSTAKASPVSTSSDASSPKPLEPGTYRALVTQPIGLILRDSANRDSNRIGGVGYKEKVVVLEDSPDKEWQRIRVEDGNREGWVKGGNTEKVEGE; this is translated from the coding sequence ATGAACAGTGTCTATAGCGTTTTCAAGTTTTTAGTGGGTTTTCTGCTAGCGATCGTCCTAATGGCAGGCGCTAGCGTAGCTGCTGCACTTTACTTTGCCGCCAAGCTAACTACCGCGCCCGAAAGACCTGTGTTTCCTAACGATAAAACAGCAGTTCAGATCGCCGCCGGGGCCAAGTCAACAGCCAAAGCCAGCCCTGTTTCTACCTCTAGCGATGCCTCGTCTCCGAAACCGCTGGAACCTGGAACTTACCGAGCTTTAGTCACTCAGCCGATCGGTTTAATTCTCCGGGATAGTGCCAACCGCGACTCCAACCGCATTGGCGGTGTTGGTTACAAAGAAAAAGTCGTAGTTTTGGAAGATTCACCGGACAAAGAGTGGCAGCGGATTCGAGTGGAAGATGGCAACCGCGAAGGTTGGGTCAAGGGCGGCAATACCGAAAAAGTAGAAGGCGAGTAA